Proteins from a single region of Campylobacter sp. RM16704:
- a CDS encoding coproporphyrinogen III oxidase family protein, translating to MIQLYSFLNNYKIKTRKTMNFLQNLALSYSHKAMQKSLENGFNVKLLKEGQEKKINPKKSYMLYAHIPFCHTFCPYCSFHKYYYDENLAKRYFESLREEIKQIKDKGFDFTSMYVGGGTTLINEEELAKTLELCKKLFNIKEISCETDPNHINPKKLDMFKGLIDRLSCGIQSFDDDILKKVARYNKFGSSKELQEKLSKAIGILPIMSIDLIFNFPSQTKEQLLNDLEIAKNLKPQQITTYPLMKSNLTKDNIAKTLGVSFKDNEFEFYNIITDYFKDYERNNAWSFSLEKNTFNDEYVSSHHEYLGVGSGAFSFLDGELLINAFNLNDYSKLVKEKQNANIAKANFGKKEIIKYVFLTEMFTGKIEIDKFNKTLNCNLEKDLFVELLGLKLSGAVKKENNTLYTSEFGQYLFMVLMKDFYTGMDLVRAVFRDDKRLQNKDHISIMHENIDPLNFKSMEFNQ from the coding sequence ATGATACAATTATATTCTTTTTTAAACAACTACAAAATAAAAACTAGGAAAACAATGAATTTTTTACAAAACTTAGCTCTTTCTTACTCACACAAGGCTATGCAAAAATCTTTAGAAAATGGTTTTAATGTTAAACTTTTAAAAGAAGGGCAAGAAAAAAAAATTAATCCAAAAAAATCTTATATGTTATATGCCCATATACCATTTTGCCATACTTTTTGTCCTTATTGTAGTTTTCATAAATACTATTATGATGAAAATTTAGCAAAAAGATATTTTGAAAGCTTAAGAGAAGAAATTAAACAAATTAAAGATAAAGGATTTGATTTTACTTCTATGTATGTTGGTGGTGGAACCACTTTAATCAATGAAGAAGAACTTGCCAAAACACTAGAACTTTGTAAAAAACTTTTTAATATCAAAGAAATTTCTTGTGAAACTGATCCAAATCACATTAATCCAAAAAAATTAGATATGTTTAAAGGGCTTATAGATCGTTTAAGTTGTGGTATACAAAGTTTTGATGATGATATATTAAAAAAGGTCGCAAGATATAATAAATTTGGATCAAGTAAAGAATTACAAGAAAAATTATCTAAAGCCATTGGTATACTTCCTATTATGAGTATTGATTTGATTTTTAATTTCCCTTCTCAAACTAAAGAGCAATTACTCAATGATTTAGAAATAGCAAAAAATTTAAAACCTCAACAAATTACTACTTATCCTCTAATGAAATCAAATCTCACAAAAGATAATATTGCTAAAACATTAGGTGTAAGTTTTAAAGATAATGAATTTGAATTTTATAATATCATTACGGATTATTTTAAAGACTATGAAAGAAATAATGCATGGTCTTTTTCATTAGAAAAAAATACTTTTAACGATGAATATGTTAGTTCTCATCATGAGTATCTAGGTGTAGGAAGTGGGGCTTTTAGTTTTTTAGATGGAGAGCTTTTAATTAACGCCTTTAATTTAAACGATTATTCTAAACTCGTAAAAGAAAAACAAAATGCAAATATTGCTAAAGCTAATTTTGGTAAAAAAGAAATTATAAAATATGTTTTTTTAACCGAAATGTTTACAGGAAAGATTGAAATAGATAAATTTAACAAAACCTTAAACTGTAATTTAGAAAAAGATCTTTTCGTCGAACTTTTAGGTCTTAAACTAAGCGGGGCTGTAAAAAAAGAAAATAATACTTTATATACAAGTGAATTTGGGCAGTATTTGTTTATGGTTTTAATGAAAGATTTTTATACGGGTATGGATTTAGTTCGTGCAGTATTTAGAGATGACAAACGCCTTCAAAATAAAGATCATATTAGCATAATGCATGAAAATATAGATCCGCTTAATTTTAAAAGTATGGAATTTAATCAGTAA
- the lspA gene encoding signal peptidase II, with protein sequence MLKILSLKFYLTFCIVFMLDQVSKYLFLQGLEYRGEFFDLVLTYNTGVAFSMFAFLGEYLKYIQLVFILVLFGYLLYQKDFFKTHLIAFAIMLSAGCSNLLDRFIHIGVVDFVFWHKWFEFAVFNLADVMINISVALILIKEIFNKGEKC encoded by the coding sequence ATGCTTAAAATTTTATCTTTAAAATTTTATCTAACTTTTTGTATAGTTTTCATGCTTGATCAGGTTAGTAAGTATTTATTTTTACAAGGACTTGAATACAGGGGTGAATTTTTTGATTTAGTTTTAACTTATAATACTGGTGTAGCTTTTTCGATGTTTGCCTTTTTAGGTGAGTATTTAAAATATATACAGCTTGTTTTTATTTTGGTTTTATTTGGATATTTGTTATACCAAAAAGATTTTTTTAAAACACATTTAATCGCTTTTGCTATTATGCTTTCTGCAGGTTGTTCAAATTTACTTGATCGTTTCATACATATAGGTGTAGTGGATTTTGTATTTTGGCATAAATGGTTTGAATTTGCTGTGTTTAATTTAGCTGATGTGATGATAAATATAAGCGTAGCTTTGATTTTAATAAAAGAAATTTTTAATAAAGGAGAAAAATGTTAA
- the glmM gene encoding phosphoglucosamine mutase: MKLFGTDGVRGKAGEFLDSFLAMRLAMAAGIYFKDKAVTNNILVGKDTRRSGYMIENAIVSGLTSIGYNVIQIGPMPTPAIAFLTEDMRCDAGIMISASHNPYYDNGIKFFDAHGNKLDEQAETKIEEIYFNDKLIEEARTIKSQIGQAKRIDDVIGRYIVSIKNSFPKELTLKSLRVVLDVAHGASYKVAPTVFKELGADVIVINDKPNGLNINENCGALHPLNLALEVKKFRADVGFAFDGDADRLVVVDEKGEVAHGDSLLGVLALFLKKQGKLKSSVVSTIMSNGALKEFLNKHKITHETCNVGDKYVLEKLKECGGNFGGEQSGHIIFSDYAKTGDGLVAALQFSALMLSEAKSASEILNQVKPYPQLLHNLKISEKKDLSKLAGLDELKKDLEKKGIASLFRYSGTENLIRLLLEAKDIKLLEKEMKAVESFFMKALNA, encoded by the coding sequence ATGAAACTTTTTGGAACTGATGGAGTGCGTGGTAAAGCAGGAGAATTTTTAGATTCATTTTTAGCTATGCGTTTAGCTATGGCTGCTGGAATTTATTTTAAAGATAAAGCAGTCACAAATAATATCTTAGTGGGAAAAGATACAAGAAGAAGTGGTTATATGATAGAAAATGCTATTGTTTCAGGGCTTACTTCTATAGGTTATAATGTGATACAAATAGGTCCTATGCCAACACCTGCTATTGCATTTTTAACTGAAGATATGCGTTGTGATGCAGGTATTATGATATCAGCTTCACACAATCCTTACTATGATAATGGTATTAAGTTTTTTGATGCACATGGAAATAAACTTGATGAGCAAGCAGAAACAAAAATAGAAGAAATTTATTTTAATGATAAACTTATTGAAGAAGCAAGAACCATAAAGTCACAAATTGGCCAAGCAAAAAGAATTGATGATGTTATAGGAAGATATATTGTTTCAATTAAAAATTCTTTCCCTAAGGAATTAACTTTAAAATCTTTACGCGTTGTGCTAGATGTGGCTCATGGAGCTTCTTATAAAGTAGCACCTACAGTTTTTAAAGAACTTGGTGCAGATGTAATCGTGATCAATGATAAGCCAAATGGTTTAAATATCAATGAAAATTGCGGGGCTTTGCATCCTTTAAATTTAGCTTTGGAAGTGAAGAAATTTAGAGCAGATGTGGGCTTTGCTTTTGATGGAGATGCAGATCGTTTAGTTGTTGTGGATGAAAAAGGCGAAGTTGCTCATGGGGATAGTCTTTTGGGTGTTTTAGCTTTATTTTTGAAAAAACAAGGCAAGTTAAAATCAAGCGTAGTTAGCACTATAATGAGCAATGGTGCTTTAAAAGAGTTTTTAAATAAACATAAAATCACGCATGAAACTTGCAATGTAGGTGATAAATATGTTCTTGAAAAACTCAAAGAATGTGGTGGAAATTTTGGTGGGGAGCAAAGTGGGCATATAATTTTTAGTGATTATGCAAAAACTGGAGATGGTTTGGTAGCTGCTTTGCAATTTAGTGCTTTAATGCTTAGTGAGGCAAAAAGTGCAAGTGAAATTTTAAATCAAGTTAAGCCTTATCCACAACTTTTGCATAATCTTAAAATTTCAGAGAAAAAAGACTTAAGCAAACTTGCAGGCTTGGATGAGTTGAAAAAAGATTTAGAAAAAAAAGGAATTGCTAGTTTGTTTAGGTACTCAGGAACTGAAAATTTGATAAGATTATTGCTGGAAGCAAAAGACATTAAGCTTTTAGAAAAAGAAATGAAAGCCGTGGAAAGCTTTTTTATGAAAGCGTTAAATGCTTAA
- the hemJ gene encoding protoporphyrinogen oxidase HemJ: MLNFLNEWYLWIKMVHYLAFVSWMAGMFYLPRLFVYHTEHKDNKGFVEVVKIQEKKLYFYIQTPAMVVTVITGILMIVANVDLLKIGGYMHVKLTCALLLVFYHFQNYYYYKQLQNNNYQKSGKFFRAYNEVPTILFIIIAIMMIIKPF, translated from the coding sequence ATGTTAAATTTTTTAAATGAATGGTATTTATGGATTAAAATGGTGCATTATTTGGCATTTGTTTCATGGATGGCTGGAATGTTTTATTTACCGAGACTTTTTGTCTATCATACAGAACATAAAGATAATAAAGGTTTTGTAGAAGTGGTAAAAATTCAAGAAAAAAAATTATATTTTTACATTCAAACCCCTGCAATGGTTGTTACTGTAATTACTGGAATTTTAATGATAGTAGCTAATGTAGATTTGTTAAAAATAGGTGGATATATGCATGTTAAATTAACCTGTGCATTATTGTTAGTTTTTTATCATTTTCAAAATTATTATTATTATAAACAGCTTCAAAATAATAACTATCAAAAAAGTGGAAAATTTTTTAGAGCATATAACGAAGTTCCAACGATTTTATTCATCATTATCGCTATAATGATGATAATAAAACCATTTTAA